Proteins from one Desulfurellaceae bacterium genomic window:
- a CDS encoding histone deacetylase has translation MRAFSSAGYTVPLGRHSYPMDKYRLVPERLLADKVLTRDEICAPQPIERDDILRVHTPEYVHAFCSGRLDRRAMLRLGLPWSAALVRRAFVVIGGTLAASRVALSEGLGVNLAGGTHHAFADHGEGYCIFHDMVISLRRLRHEGVARRFLIIDLDVHQGNGTAALCQTDPDVFTFSMHAANNYPARKEHSSWDIALPDHTTDEPYLDRLRAALDRLLERCEPELIFYQAGVDVLAGDRFGRLDLSMPGLGERDRLVARFARQAGLPLVVTFGGGYARDINVIVEAHCQTVEIVRTCLG, from the coding sequence ATGCGTGCTTTCAGTTCTGCCGGCTACACCGTTCCGCTGGGGCGTCACTCGTATCCGATGGACAAGTACCGTCTGGTGCCGGAACGTCTGCTGGCCGACAAGGTGCTCACCCGGGACGAAATCTGTGCGCCTCAGCCGATAGAACGAGACGACATTCTGCGGGTGCACACCCCGGAATATGTCCACGCCTTTTGCAGCGGGAGGCTCGACCGCCGGGCCATGCTGCGGCTCGGTCTGCCCTGGTCCGCGGCCCTGGTTCGGCGCGCCTTTGTGGTGATTGGCGGCACTCTGGCGGCGAGCCGCGTCGCCCTGTCCGAGGGACTGGGGGTGAATTTAGCCGGCGGCACCCACCACGCGTTTGCCGACCACGGCGAGGGCTACTGCATTTTTCACGATATGGTCATCAGCCTGCGACGGCTGCGGCACGAGGGCGTAGCCCGACGTTTTCTGATTATCGACCTCGATGTTCACCAGGGCAACGGCACCGCGGCGCTGTGTCAGACCGACCCGGACGTGTTCACCTTTTCCATGCATGCCGCAAACAATTACCCGGCCCGCAAAGAGCACAGCTCGTGGGATATTGCCCTGCCCGACCACACCACCGATGAGCCCTACCTCGACCGCCTCCGTGCGGCCCTGGACCGCCTTCTGGAACGCTGCGAGCCCGAGCTGATTTTCTACCAGGCCGGTGTCGATGTCTTGGCTGGCGATCGTTTTGGTCGGCTTGATCTCAGCATGCCCGGGCTTGGAGAGCGGGACCGGCTGGTGGCCCGCTTCGCCCGTCAGGCCGGCCTGCCGCTTGTGGTGACCTTCGGGGGCGGCTATGCGCGGGATATCAATGTGATTGTCGAGGCCCACTGCCAGACGGTCGAGATTGTCAGGACGTGTCTGGGCTGA